The following coding sequences lie in one Halomonas sp. 'Soap Lake #6' genomic window:
- a CDS encoding accessory factor UbiK family protein — protein sequence MAPQDRISRLAQQIGDRLQNASQAPEEIQKGVQQVVRGAFDRLELVSREDFDILMDVLQRTRSRVEALERQVANLEAAVEASSSTAATTTPLEAEVPPASAQKASKTAEKDKPA from the coding sequence ATGGCGCCTCAAGATCGCATTAGCCGACTGGCCCAGCAGATTGGTGACCGTTTACAGAACGCATCCCAAGCGCCAGAAGAGATTCAGAAAGGCGTACAGCAAGTAGTACGTGGCGCCTTTGACCGTCTGGAGCTCGTCTCTCGGGAGGATTTCGACATTCTGATGGATGTGCTGCAGCGCACGCGTTCGCGGGTCGAGGCATTAGAGCGCCAGGTTGCGAACCTGGAGGCAGCTGTGGAGGCTTCTTCTTCCACTGCCGCTACAACCACGCCACTTGAAGCTGAAGTTCCGCCTGCTTCTGCCCAGAAAGCGTCGAAAACAGCTGAGAAAGATAAGCCAGCGTAA